Proteins from a genomic interval of Haliaeetus albicilla chromosome 13, bHalAlb1.1, whole genome shotgun sequence:
- the REEP4 gene encoding receptor expression-enhancing protein 4 produces MVSWMLSRVIVLVFGMLYPAYASYKAVKTKNIREYVRWMMYWIVFALFMATETFTDLLISWFPFYYEIKMAFVIWLLSPYTRGASLLYRKFVHPTLSRKEKEIDTYIIQAKERSYETVVRFGKRGLNLAATAAVQAAAKSQGALAGRLRSFSMQDLRSVPDETPVHYQDPLYLEEQENRSQLLAYSMPLAGRQYESEMEDEEVWSDSQVSPQPSPRGRDPKPLYRSQSLRAVKKKIPGKEGSSRPLRSRTRKKAAPSEQDS; encoded by the exons ATGGTGTCCTGGATGCTCAGCCGGGTGATCGT GCTGGTCTTCGGGATGCTGTACCCTGCCTACGCTTCCTACAAGGCTGTGAAGACCAAAAACATCCGGGAATAT GTCCGCTGGATGATGTACTGGATCGTCTTTGCGCTCTTCATGGCCACAGAGACCTTCACCGACCTGCTCATCTCCTG GTTTCCCTTCTACTATGAGATTAAGATGGCCTTCGTCATCTGGCTCCTCTCCCCCTACACCCGGGGGGCCAGCCTGCTCTACCGCAAATTCGTGCACCCCACACTGTCCCGCAAAGAGAAG GAGATCGACACGTACATCATCCAGGCCAAGGAGCGCAGCTACGAGACGGTGGTGCGTTTCGGCAAGAGGGGCCTCAACCTGGCAGCCACGGCTGCGGTCCAGGCGGCTGCCAAG AGCCAGGGCGCGCTGGCCGGGCGGCTCCGCAGCTTCAGCATGCAGGACCTGCGCTCCGTCCCTGACGAGACCCCCGTCCACTACCAGGACCCCCTGTACCTGGAGGAACAGGAGAACCGCAGCCAGCTGCTGG cctACAGCATGCCCTTGGCCGGCCGGCAGTATGAGAGCGAGATGGAGGATGAGGAGGTCTGGTCGGACTCTCAGGTCTCCCCCCAGCCTTCGCCCCGTGGCCGAGACCCCAAGCCCTTATACCGCAGCCAGAGCCTGCGtgcagtgaagaagaaaataccGGGAAAAGAG ggctctTCCCGGCCCTTGCGCAGCCGGACCAGGAAGAAAGCGGCTCCATCGGAGCAGGACAGCTAA
- the LGI3 gene encoding leucine-rich repeat LGI family member 3 isoform X2: protein MEMRRGRRMLRGQLSALLLLLALAWLWLPAGGRRPPRPPPCPPSCSCTRDTAFCVDSKAVPRNLPPEVISLTMVNAAFTEIREAAFAHIPSLQFLLLNSNKLTLIGDNAFAGLSHLQYLFIENNDIQALSKATFRGLKSLTHLSLANNNLQTLPRDLFKPLDILSDLDLRGNTLACDCKIKWLVEWLESTNTTVPAVFCSSPAQFEGQRIRDLALGDFQCITTDFVVHQVLPFQSVSAEPFTYASDLYIALAQPGASSCAILKWDYVERKLRDFDRIPAHSAVHCKPIVAQNQLYVVVAQLFGGSYIYRWDTAVDKFIKIQDIDSQKTRKPNDIEAFQIDGDWYFVIADSSKAGSTSLYRLNQNGFYSHQALHAWHRDTDVEYVENDGKPRLIISSSSQAPVIYQWSRAQKQFMPQGEVGEMLDVQMVKYFRVKRDQFLCLSRYIGDSKVVRWEGQRFVELQTLPSRGSMVMQPFSVEQRQYLALGSDFSFTHVYLWEEEKQKFVKFQELSVQAPRAFRYVPAADVQLLLAPSFKANTLVYRHVVVDLSL, encoded by the exons ATGGAGATGCGGCGCGGGAGGAGGATGCTGAGGGGCcagctctctgctctcctcctcctcctcgccttGGCCTGGCTCTGGCTGCCGGCGGGGGGTCGGCGGCCACCCCGGCCACCCCCTTGCCCCCCGAGCTGCTCCTGCACCCGGGACACAGCTTTCTGTGTGGACTCCAAGGCTGTGCCCAGGAACTTGCCCCCCGAGGTCATCTCGCT GACGATGGTGAACGCGGCCTTCACGGAGATCCGAGAGGCAGCCTTCGCCCACATCCCCTCGCTGCAGTTCCT CCTGCTGAACTCCAACAAGCTCACGTTGATCGGGGACAATGCCTTCGCCGGCCTCTCGCATCTCCAGTACCT GTTCATTGAGAACAACGACATCCAGGCACTCTCGAAGGCCACTTTCCGTGGACTCAAGTCCCTGACCCACCT GTCCTTGGCCAACAACAACCTGCAGACGCTGCCCCGGGACCTCTTCAAGCCACTGGACATCTTGAGCGACCT GGACCTCCGGGGCAATACGCTGGCCTGCGACTGCAAGATCAAGTGGCTGgtggagtggctggagagcaccAACACCACGGTCCCCGCCGTCTTCTGCAGCAGCCCCGCGCAGTTCGAAGGTCAGCGGATCCGGGACCTGGCGCTCGGTGACTTCCAGTGCATCACCACGG ACTTTGTGGTGCACCAGGTCCTGCCCTTCCAGTCGGTGTCGGCTGAGCCCTTCACCTACGCCAGCGACCTGTACATCGCCCTGGCACAGCCCGGTGCCAGCAGCTGTGCCATCCTCAAGTGGGACTACGTGGAGCGCAAGCTGCGTGACTTCGACCGCATCCCCG CTCACTCCGCGGTGCACTGCAAGCCCATCGTGGCGCAGAACCAGCTGTACGTGGTGGTGGCCCAGCTCTTCGGTGGCTCCTACATCTACCGCTGGGACACCGCCGTGGACAAGTTCATCAAGATCCAGGACATCGACAGCCAGAAGACCCGCAAGCCCAACGACATCGAGGCCTTCCAGATCGACGGCGACTGGTACTTCGTCATCGCCGACAGCTCCAAGGCGGGCTCCACCAGCCTCTACCGCCTCAACCAGAACGGCTTCTACTCCCACCAAGCCCTCCACGCCTGGCACCGTGACACCGACGTGGAATACGTGGAGAACGACGGCAAACCCCGGCTGATCATCTCCAGCAGCTCCCAAGCCCCCGTCATCTACCAGTGGAGCCGGGCGCAGAAGCAATTCATGCCCcaaggggaggtgggggagatGCTGGACGTGCAGATGGTGAAGTACTTCAGGGTGAAGCGGGACCAATTCCTCTGCCTCAGCCGCTACATTGGCGACTCCAAGGTGGTGCGATGGGAAGGGCAGCGCTTCGTTGAGCTCCAGACGCTGCCGTCCCGCGGCTCCATGGTGATGCAGCCCTTCTCGGTGGAGCAACGGCAGTACCTGGCCCTGGGCAGTGACTTTTCCTTCACCCACGTCTACctgtgggaagaggagaagcagaaattCGTCAAGTTTCAGGAGCTGTCGGTGCAGGCGCCGCGGGCTTTCCGCTACGTGCCGGCTGCCGACGTGCAGCTTCTCCTGGCTCCCAGCTTCAAGGCCAACACGCTGGTCTACCGGCACGTGGTGGTGGACCTCAGCCTCTAG
- the LGI3 gene encoding leucine-rich repeat LGI family member 3 isoform X1 has product MLVPSLSCIPPSLPPSRSTGAWCAAEQRVGYRQPPPPPSLPLHTEISGEGEEEKASPQLPGTAGGEEPALGEREGLGQGVMEMRRGRRMLRGQLSALLLLLALAWLWLPAGGRRPPRPPPCPPSCSCTRDTAFCVDSKAVPRNLPPEVISLTMVNAAFTEIREAAFAHIPSLQFLLLNSNKLTLIGDNAFAGLSHLQYLFIENNDIQALSKATFRGLKSLTHLSLANNNLQTLPRDLFKPLDILSDLDLRGNTLACDCKIKWLVEWLESTNTTVPAVFCSSPAQFEGQRIRDLALGDFQCITTDFVVHQVLPFQSVSAEPFTYASDLYIALAQPGASSCAILKWDYVERKLRDFDRIPAHSAVHCKPIVAQNQLYVVVAQLFGGSYIYRWDTAVDKFIKIQDIDSQKTRKPNDIEAFQIDGDWYFVIADSSKAGSTSLYRLNQNGFYSHQALHAWHRDTDVEYVENDGKPRLIISSSSQAPVIYQWSRAQKQFMPQGEVGEMLDVQMVKYFRVKRDQFLCLSRYIGDSKVVRWEGQRFVELQTLPSRGSMVMQPFSVEQRQYLALGSDFSFTHVYLWEEEKQKFVKFQELSVQAPRAFRYVPAADVQLLLAPSFKANTLVYRHVVVDLSL; this is encoded by the exons ATGCTCGTGCCGTCACTCAGctgcatccctccctccctccctccttcccgcagCACAGGAGCATGGTGCGCTGCAGAGCAGCGAGTCGGGTACCGGCAGCCTCCACCGCCACCATCGCTTCCCCTCCACACTGAAAtctctggggaaggagaagaagaaaaggcttcGCCACAGCTCCCGGGcacagcaggaggagaggaacCAGCCctgggggagagagaagggctAGGCCAGGGCGTGATGGAGATGCGGCGCGGGAGGAGGATGCTGAGGGGCcagctctctgctctcctcctcctcctcgccttGGCCTGGCTCTGGCTGCCGGCGGGGGGTCGGCGGCCACCCCGGCCACCCCCTTGCCCCCCGAGCTGCTCCTGCACCCGGGACACAGCTTTCTGTGTGGACTCCAAGGCTGTGCCCAGGAACTTGCCCCCCGAGGTCATCTCGCT GACGATGGTGAACGCGGCCTTCACGGAGATCCGAGAGGCAGCCTTCGCCCACATCCCCTCGCTGCAGTTCCT CCTGCTGAACTCCAACAAGCTCACGTTGATCGGGGACAATGCCTTCGCCGGCCTCTCGCATCTCCAGTACCT GTTCATTGAGAACAACGACATCCAGGCACTCTCGAAGGCCACTTTCCGTGGACTCAAGTCCCTGACCCACCT GTCCTTGGCCAACAACAACCTGCAGACGCTGCCCCGGGACCTCTTCAAGCCACTGGACATCTTGAGCGACCT GGACCTCCGGGGCAATACGCTGGCCTGCGACTGCAAGATCAAGTGGCTGgtggagtggctggagagcaccAACACCACGGTCCCCGCCGTCTTCTGCAGCAGCCCCGCGCAGTTCGAAGGTCAGCGGATCCGGGACCTGGCGCTCGGTGACTTCCAGTGCATCACCACGG ACTTTGTGGTGCACCAGGTCCTGCCCTTCCAGTCGGTGTCGGCTGAGCCCTTCACCTACGCCAGCGACCTGTACATCGCCCTGGCACAGCCCGGTGCCAGCAGCTGTGCCATCCTCAAGTGGGACTACGTGGAGCGCAAGCTGCGTGACTTCGACCGCATCCCCG CTCACTCCGCGGTGCACTGCAAGCCCATCGTGGCGCAGAACCAGCTGTACGTGGTGGTGGCCCAGCTCTTCGGTGGCTCCTACATCTACCGCTGGGACACCGCCGTGGACAAGTTCATCAAGATCCAGGACATCGACAGCCAGAAGACCCGCAAGCCCAACGACATCGAGGCCTTCCAGATCGACGGCGACTGGTACTTCGTCATCGCCGACAGCTCCAAGGCGGGCTCCACCAGCCTCTACCGCCTCAACCAGAACGGCTTCTACTCCCACCAAGCCCTCCACGCCTGGCACCGTGACACCGACGTGGAATACGTGGAGAACGACGGCAAACCCCGGCTGATCATCTCCAGCAGCTCCCAAGCCCCCGTCATCTACCAGTGGAGCCGGGCGCAGAAGCAATTCATGCCCcaaggggaggtgggggagatGCTGGACGTGCAGATGGTGAAGTACTTCAGGGTGAAGCGGGACCAATTCCTCTGCCTCAGCCGCTACATTGGCGACTCCAAGGTGGTGCGATGGGAAGGGCAGCGCTTCGTTGAGCTCCAGACGCTGCCGTCCCGCGGCTCCATGGTGATGCAGCCCTTCTCGGTGGAGCAACGGCAGTACCTGGCCCTGGGCAGTGACTTTTCCTTCACCCACGTCTACctgtgggaagaggagaagcagaaattCGTCAAGTTTCAGGAGCTGTCGGTGCAGGCGCCGCGGGCTTTCCGCTACGTGCCGGCTGCCGACGTGCAGCTTCTCCTGGCTCCCAGCTTCAAGGCCAACACGCTGGTCTACCGGCACGTGGTGGTGGACCTCAGCCTCTAG
- the SFTPC gene encoding surfactant protein C, with the protein MPGRGPRRFHTPSPALLQAQQTEHKWHLGSWGGSSLLPSTQDPINPPRSGWQRDRSHTVKESEMDDSSKEALMEEAPPRYTASPRLPCIPHQLKCLLIVVVVVVILVVVIVAFLLLGLHITETHAETVLRMTIHGLDGEGTPQHLSMSKKERTGTFAVRDGLNASAMVVYDYSKLLVSYRSWRHRACYITRLDEDNIPGLDAVTETFQRRQAEMKEAGDNAMPLADRSILGTTINILCSTVPVYWV; encoded by the exons ATGCCGGGAAGGGGCCCTCGGAGGTTTCAtaccccctccccagctcttctccaggctcagcAAACAGAACACAAGTGGCACCTTGGCAGCTGGGGTGGCTCCAGCCTCCTCCCATCCACCCAGGACCCTATAAATCCCCCCAGGTCCGGCTGGCAAAGGGACAGGAGCCACACGGTGAAGGAGAGCGAGATGGACGACAGCTCCAAAGAGGCACTGATGGAGGAGGCACCTCCG AGGTACACGGCCTCCCCCCGCCTGCCCTGCATCCCCCATCAGCTCAAGTGCCTCCTGatcgtggtggtggtggtggtcatCCTCGTGGTGGTCATCGtcgccttcctcctcctggggcTGCACATTACCGAGACGCACGCCGAAACG GTCTTGCGAATGACCATCCATGGCCTGGATGGCGAAGGGACCCCCCAGCACCTCTCcatgagcaagaaggaaaggACCGGGACATTCGCCGTACGGGACGGGCTCAACGCCTCCGCCATGGTGGTGTACGACTACAGCAAG CTGCTGGTCAGCTACAGGTCCTGGCGTCACCGCGCCTGCTACATCACCCGCCTGGACGAGGACAACATCCCAGGGCTGGATGCCGTCACCGAGACCTTCCAGCGCCGGCAG GCTGAGATGAAGGAGGCTGGGGACAACGCCATGCCCCTGGCCGACCGCTCCATCCTGGGCACCACCATTAACATCCTCTGCAGCACCGTCCCTGTATACTGGGTGTAG
- the LOC138688865 gene encoding surfactant protein C-like, whose translation MESSMKQVVVEEPLDPEKCCSQGCCKPGCCCWPCAVCCSKCARCCMPRCCKCPKCPGCPGCACIKRSLCFVPRLLCYLPRKLLSCHHLKCLLIVVVVVVLLVVIIAGALLMWLHVDQQHADAVLRMGLWREPAWEEDAATFYLDGGDGNWAMVIYDYKNLLVTYRSRLDHACYVTRVDKDNILGLDTVAETFQRRQAEKRLAMPLADRFLLGTTASILCSIVPVYWA comes from the exons aTGGAGAGCAGCATGAAGCAAGTGGTGGTTGAAGAGCCACTG GACCCGGAGAAGTGTTGCTCCCAGGGATGCTGCAAGccgggctgctgctgctggccctgcgCCGTATGCTGCTCCAAATGTGCCCGATGCTGCATGCCCCGGTGCTGCAAATGCCCCAAATGTCCCGGCTGCCCTGGCTGCGCCTGCATCAAGCGGTCCCTCTGCTTCGTACCTCGCCTGCTCTGCTACCTGCCCCGCAAGCTCCTCAGCTGCCACCACCTCAAGTGCCTCCTCatcgtggtggtggtggtggtcctGCTGGTGGTCATCATCGCTGGTGCCCTGCTGATGTGGCTGCACGTGGACCAGCAGCACGCCGACGCC gTCCTGCGGATGGGGCTGTGGAGAGAACCGGCCTGGGAAGAGGATGCAGCCACTTTCTACCTGGATGGTGGAGATGGAAACTGGGCCATGGTCATTTATGATTACAAGAAT CTGCTGGTGACCTACAGATCCCGGCTCGACCATGCCTGCTATGTCACCCGCGTGGACAAGGACAACATCCTGGGGCTGGACACCGTCGCTGAGACCTTCCAGCGCCGGCAG GCTGAGAAAAGGCTCGCCATGCCCCTGGCTGATCGCTTCCTCCTGGGTACCACAGCCAGCATCCTCTGCAGCATCGTCCCTGTCTACTGGGCTTAG
- the LOC138688700 gene encoding collagen alpha-4(VI) chain-like isoform X3 → MGEPYQADLLVTVAVNNVTGLGDLQQMEFGRWLASGQHLTVDMPEVGGHVAQELLALAERTCCQMCPCTCVGLPGPQGPGGSHGEKGMTGSKGRAGDEGEHGHSGEQGPRGLHGSRGMQGCPGQYGPKGFMGHPGEQVRPCLVVYPVAPAGTDGGQGHGQLAAAGRPRGRAGKRGMRGGEWEMVMMEGWDGLGCCRKWGKARTWLLHPMTYNLAPDRVTSLQGPPGEAGYDGVDGEQGEAGTPGRPGQKGSRGRQGQKGSRGARGEKGPPGPCGEVGPPGRTSPEPGTPGWRGDGGPQGHPGQEGPPGPPGPPGPPAHPTSCQKGQQGVQGKKGNRGSPGPEGQKGYGGAQGLPGLRGTNGVTGHPGRRGLQGLPGAEGSQGAVGPAGPKGDKGQAGDKGKKGSVGPRGPKGTLGENGCDRRGAPGRKGDKGARGLPGYPGAQGDGGERGSPGDKGARGLPGRRGNPGSRGEAGGRGSAGPPGEMGPKGSPGTPPSTPCELKAFIRRSCVTTSPSCPLFPTELVLVLETSSTVSPALFSRMKELLALLLRDLQISPLGCPAGARVAVLAYAATPTYLLRAGEMGSRTALLDRLRRLSPTRSSRRGRLATAMRFVGHHVLKRVRPATLGRKVVLFVTSGRNQNLEGIGDVALQYEALGIVPAVLTFSPLPEVVRAFQVNSLFRVVQLSAAEPAGDAAVLRDAVLPCILCFDLCHPESCTTAVPSPDLPDVDLALVVDNAAPGMLAERLEAVGELFHHLLGHLQLTGPDLVQRGTRIALVLTGPSTPGQGLAEVPFGLPSSGEQLRERLHLALVPRRAAASASGAVAWTLRHVFPQSSGDRLRILFVVGTGAALLWDGEARQALAPFAQCEDFGILVLSLGRAGTEQPEAAMPEALPAWRYHSLRLGSVHPPEMGYAERTALGFLRRLRAESSQRPSTPGCPQEVPLASTRTGKPPPGTPAQTPRVPTGMPTAPTGPGKGRRAAAVPGPCTLDKDPGSACTQFSVMWYHRWETGSCERFWYGGCGGNANRFGSEQDCIRACVDQGLDEAGVGKSNMTQAACLEARDPGPCHSFSPKWFFEGHQPGRCSLFWYGGCGGSRNRFESRQQCEAACLSPGRVNPPAPHPINASACTSAPGY, encoded by the exons TGGGAGATGGCTGGCGAGTGGGCAGCACCTCACCGTGGACATGCCGGAGGTCGGCGGGCACGTGGCGCAGGAGCTG CTGGCCCTGGCAGAACGGACGTGCTGCCAGATGTGTCCCTGCACCTGCGTGGGGCTGCCCGGTCCACAAGGCCCTGGTGGCTCCCATGGGGAGAAG GGGATGACAGGCAGCAAGGGGCGTGCTGGAGACGAGGGCGAGCATGGACACAGC GGGGAGCAGGGACCCCGAGGTCTCCACGGCAGCcgagggatgcagggatgccCAGGGCAGTATGGACCGAAG GGCTTCATGGGTCACCCCGGGGAGCAGGTACGTCCCTGCCTCGTGGTTTATCCTGTGGCTCCTGCGGGCACCGATGGTGGCCAAGGCCATGGACAGCTGGCAGCGGCAGGGAGACCTCGAGGAcgggcagggaagagagggatgCGGGGAGGGGAATGGGAGATGGTCATGATGGAGGGGTGGGATGGCCTGGGGTGCTGCAGGAAATGGGGCAAAGCCAGAACCTGGCTATTGCACCCCATGACATATAACCTGGCACCAGACCGTGTCACCTCCTTGCAGGGACCTCCTGGAGAAGCCGGCTATGACGGTGTGGACGGGGAGCAG GGTGAAGCAGGGACCCCTGGCCGCCCCGGACAGAAGGGGTCCCGGGGGAGGCAG GGGCAGAAAGGTTCCCGGGGTGCCCGGGGGGAGAAGGGTCCCCCAGGCCCTTGTGGCGAGGTG GGGCCACCTGGGAGGACAAGCCCCGAGCCTGGCACCCCAGGGTGGAGAGGAGATGGGGGTCCCCAG GGACACCCTGGCCAGGAGGGTCCCCCGGGGCCACCGGGGCCCCCGGGTCCCCCTGCTCACCCG ACCTCCTGCCAGAAAGGGCAGCAGGGAGTGCAG GGCAAGAAGGGGAACCGTGGCAGCCCTGGCCCCGAGGGACAGAAGGGCTACGGAGGTGCCCAG GGGCTGCCAGGGCTGCGGGGGACGAACGGTGTCACCGGTCACCCAGGGCGCAGAGGACTTCAG GGTCTGCCCGGAGCTGAGGGCTCCCAGGGAGCAGTCGGACCAGCTGGTCCCAAAGGGGACAAA gggcaggcaggagacAAGGGCAAGAAGGGGAGCGTGGGACCGCGGGGACCCAAAGGCACCCTG gGTGAGAACGGGTGTGACCggagaggtgctccagggaGGAAGGGTGACAAG GGTGCTCGGGGCCTGCCAGGATACCCCGGGGCTCAG ggtgATGGGGGTGAGAGAGGATCCCCAGGGGACAAGGGTGCACGAGGGCTGCCCGGGCGCAGG GGCAAtcctgggagcagaggagaagcaggCGGCCGCGGCAGTGCGGGACCTCCGGGAGAGATG GGCCCAAAGGGCTCGCCAGGCACTCCCCCCTCCACG CCTTGCGAGCTCAAGGCTTTCATCCGCCGGAGCTGCG TCACCACCTCGCCGTCCTGCCCGCTTTTCCCCACCGAGCTGGTTCTGGTGCTGGAAACCTCATCCACCGTATCGCCAGCCCTCTTCTCCCGCATGAAggagctgctggccctgctgctgcGGGACCTGCAGATCTCCCCCTTGGGCTGCCCAGCGGGGGCCAGGGTGGCCGTGCTGGCCTACGCGGCCACCCCTACCTACCTGCTGCGTGCCGGGGAGATGGGGAGCAGGACCGCGCTGCTGGACCGCCTCCGCCGCCTCTCGCCCACCCGTTcctcccgccgcggccgccTGGCCACCGCCATGCGTTTCGTGGGGCACCATGTGCTCAAAAGGGTCCGGCCGGCCACCCTGGGCAGGAAAGTTGTCCTCTTCGTCACCAGCGGCCGAAACCAGAACCTGGAGGGCATCGGGGACGTTGCTCTGCAGTACGAAGCCCTGGGCATCGTGCCGGCAGTGCTCACCTTCAGCCCGCTGCCCGAGGTGGTGCGGGCTTTCCAG GTTAACAGCCTCTTCCGAGTGGTCCAGCTCTCGGCGGCGGAGCCGGCTGGCGATGCGGCGGTGCTGCGGGATGCAGTGCTGCCCTGCATCCTCTGCTTCG ATCTCTGCCACCCCGAGAGCTGCACCACAGCCGTGCCATCCCCTGACCTGCCGGACGTGGACTTGGCCTTGGTGGTGGACAACGCAGCCCCAGGGATGCTGGCGGAGAGGCTGGAGGCTGTTGGCGAGCTCTTCCACCATCTCCTGGGGCACCTGCAGCTCACGGGGCCGGATCTGGTGCAGCGTGGCACCCGCATCGCCCTGGTGCTGACGGGACCCTCCACTCCCGGGCAGGGTTTGGCCGAGGTCCCCTTTGGGCTGCCCAGCTCCGGGGAGCAGCTCCGGGAGCGTCTCCACCTCGCCTTGGTGCCCAGGCGGGCTGCAGCATCTGCCAGCGGCGCGGTGGCGTGGACCCTCCGGCATGTCTTCCCACAGAGCTCCGGCGACCGGCTCCGCATCCTCTTCGTGGTGGGGACGGGGGCCGCATTGTTGTGGGACGGGGAGGCACGGCAGGCGCTGGCCCCCTTTGCCCAGTGTGAGGATTTTGGCATCTTGGTGCTCTCCCTGGGGCGAGCCGGGACAGAGCAGCCGGAGGCGGCCATGCCGGAGGCACTGCCGGCATGGCGGTACCATTCCCTGCGCCTGGGCTCGGTTCACCCACCCGAGATGGGATACGCGGAGAGGACGGCGCTGGGCTTTCTCAGGAGGCTGCGGG CGGAGAGCAGCCAGCGCCCCAGCACCCCGGGGTGCCCCCAGGAGGTGCCCCTCGCCAGCACCAGGACCGGcaagccccccccagggacccctgcGCA gacccccagggtCCCCACTGGGATGCCCACAGCACCCACCGGCCCCGGTAAGGGCCGGAGGGCTGCGGCCGTTCCCGGACCGTGCACCCTGGACAAGGACCCCGGCAGTGCCTGCACCCAATTCTCCGTGATGTGGTACCACCGGTGGGAGACGGGGTCCTGTGAGCGCTTCTGGtacgggggctgcgggggcaaCGCCAACCGCTTCGGCAGCGAGCAGGACTGCATCCGCGCCTGCGTGGACCAGG GTCTTGACGAAGCCGGCGTGGGCAAGAGCAACATGACGCAGG ctgcctgcctggagGCGAGGGACCCGGGACCCTGCCACTCCTTCTCGCCCAAGTGGTTCTTCGAGGGTCACCAACCCGGCCGCTGCTCGCTCTTCTGGTACGGGGGCTGCGGCGGCAGCCGCAATCGCTTCGAGAGCCGGCAGCAGTGCGAAGCTGCCTGCCTGTCCCCGGGCAGGGTGaaccccccggccccccaccccatcaACGCCTCTGCCTGCACCTCTGCGCCTGGCTACTAG